One region of Spirochaetota bacterium genomic DNA includes:
- a CDS encoding alanine racemase has translation MNKKHIRRKYLAPGLIIAAVLLLILAKPADHGAPHRPYFAALNADLKNNGTGRPCVIVDLDRLDKNLAILRSVIRPPLRYRIVVKSLPSARLVRYIMDNTGTGSLMVFHQPDCSLLAEQLGGGVDILFGKPMPINAVREFYRTFTGRSGFNPAAQIQWLVDTPERLKQYLAFAREKRISMKINVELDVGLHRGGVTNYADLDAMLGAIASSGGALLFSGFMGYDVYTASAPPFLTTRERAVASAFKEMLERYRGFHKHGREKYPGLFRGALTFNSGGSQTYRLFRGREPINDIAVGSGLVMPVDFDAPLLRDHEEALFIATPVLKKLDGTAIPFLEFLSGPWRLWDPNKEKTFFIYGGGWRASYRSPAGLEDNSLYGRSTNQSIVNGSARTAIGVDDYIFLRPGQSEGIMREFGEITIVRGGKVIDRWTAFPR, from the coding sequence ATGAATAAAAAACATATCCGCAGGAAATACCTGGCCCCAGGCCTTATCATTGCGGCAGTACTGTTATTAATCCTGGCAAAGCCCGCTGATCATGGCGCTCCCCACAGGCCCTATTTCGCCGCGTTGAATGCCGATCTGAAAAATAATGGGACCGGGAGGCCCTGCGTCATCGTGGACCTGGACCGCCTTGACAAAAACCTCGCCATCCTCAGATCGGTCATCAGGCCGCCCCTGAGGTACCGTATCGTGGTCAAGTCCCTGCCTTCCGCCCGGCTGGTCCGTTACATCATGGATAACACCGGCACGGGAAGTCTCATGGTATTCCATCAGCCGGATTGCTCTCTCCTGGCCGAACAGCTCGGCGGCGGCGTCGACATTCTCTTCGGGAAACCGATGCCGATAAACGCCGTACGGGAATTTTACCGCACCTTTACCGGCAGGTCCGGATTCAACCCCGCCGCGCAGATTCAATGGCTCGTTGACACCCCCGAACGGCTGAAGCAGTATCTTGCCTTCGCCAGGGAAAAAAGAATATCGATGAAGATCAATGTCGAGCTGGACGTGGGACTCCACCGCGGCGGCGTGACAAACTACGCCGACCTTGACGCTATGCTCGGCGCCATAGCTTCGAGCGGCGGCGCCCTGCTCTTCAGCGGTTTTATGGGGTATGATGTCTACACCGCGTCGGCGCCGCCGTTCCTCACCACCAGGGAAAGGGCCGTCGCCTCGGCATTCAAGGAGATGCTCGAACGGTACCGCGGCTTCCATAAACACGGGCGGGAAAAGTATCCCGGGCTCTTCCGGGGCGCCCTCACCTTCAACAGCGGCGGGAGCCAGACCTACCGGCTCTTCCGGGGCCGGGAGCCGATCAACGATATCGCCGTGGGTTCGGGCCTGGTGATGCCCGTTGATTTTGACGCGCCCCTGCTGAGGGACCACGAGGAGGCGCTCTTTATCGCCACGCCCGTGCTGAAGAAGCTTGACGGGACCGCCATTCCCTTCCTGGAGTTCCTTTCCGGGCCCTGGCGGCTATGGGACCCGAACAAGGAGAAGACATTCTTTATTTACGGCGGAGGATGGCGCGCCTCTTACCGCTCCCCGGCCGGTCTCGAGGACAATTCTCTCTATGGCAGGAGCACGAACCAGTCCATTGTCAACGGCTCGGCTCGCACCGCCATCGGCGTCGACGATTATATCTTCCTGAGGCCGGGCCAGAGCGAGGGGATCATGCGGGAATTCGGGGAGATAACAATAGTCCGCGGCGGGAAGGTCATAGACCG
- a CDS encoding response regulator: MDTQLITIPLIMSLSALCGILLVASGLYVGVFTFTRTTIYLSVALLGFTGYCFVGSETAVITCGLLGHPRVGMEFHRIQALAAAFFLFALPLYLGYLVNLGPGFKKVNRVITFAGAAIFAIMAAAAFASPEWFIGFADRPGAAEMPWRAGRGNPGHLYRLRDILITLVCLYSASAMAVDIKLHRRFNYVLYSLIGALFGIASGIVDFILAIREMPTGLFSIRIFSFFSLGIMVFILMSMFGVMKWFIDQNRMIDRMNRVESLGIMAGGIAHDFNNLLAGILGNASLMKEGSALDPGGRRLLSEIEKAALRAKSLSCQLLTFAQGGTPIRNTASLAQLVYDTVDFIMRGSNIKVRYDIARELGSISADENQISQVVQNIMINAKQAMPDGGVIDIMLDNCTQSLNTVHLAAGEYVRLRVRDYGEGMRPEVLASVFDPYFTTKGAGTGLGLAISLSIVKQHGGWIDADSWPGKGSEFTVMLPRAAGTPDRSPAETMTAGVLAGRVLVMDDEEIICSLCCNMLAAMGLQCDTVQTGEEAVEAYRAAARSGRPYDAVIMDLTIKGGMGGREAVGKIIEFDPAVRAVVSSGYSDSNEMAHYRRYGFAAVIPKPYTFAELKNVMAQVLGGDRDG; encoded by the coding sequence ATGGATACGCAGCTGATAACCATACCATTGATAATGTCACTATCCGCCCTGTGCGGCATACTCCTCGTGGCGAGCGGACTCTACGTGGGCGTCTTCACCTTCACCAGGACCACGATCTACCTGTCGGTGGCGCTCCTCGGCTTCACCGGGTATTGCTTCGTGGGGTCCGAGACGGCGGTTATCACCTGCGGCCTCCTGGGCCATCCCCGCGTGGGAATGGAATTTCACCGCATCCAGGCCCTTGCCGCCGCCTTTTTCCTCTTTGCCCTGCCGCTTTATCTCGGGTACCTCGTTAACCTCGGACCGGGGTTCAAAAAAGTAAACCGGGTCATCACCTTTGCCGGCGCCGCCATCTTCGCTATCATGGCCGCTGCCGCCTTTGCCTCGCCGGAATGGTTCATCGGCTTTGCGGACCGGCCGGGCGCGGCGGAAATGCCCTGGCGGGCCGGGAGGGGAAACCCCGGCCACCTCTACCGCCTGCGGGACATCCTGATAACGCTGGTCTGTCTTTATAGCGCGTCGGCGATGGCCGTAGACATCAAGCTGCACCGCCGCTTCAACTACGTCCTCTATTCGTTGATCGGCGCCCTGTTCGGCATAGCCTCGGGGATCGTCGATTTCATCCTGGCCATCCGGGAAATGCCGACCGGGCTGTTCAGCATCAGGATATTTTCATTTTTCAGCCTGGGAATCATGGTCTTCATCCTGATGTCGATGTTCGGCGTCATGAAGTGGTTCATCGATCAGAACAGGATGATAGATCGCATGAACAGGGTCGAGTCCCTCGGCATCATGGCGGGCGGCATCGCCCATGACTTCAACAACCTCCTGGCCGGCATACTGGGCAACGCGAGCCTGATGAAGGAGGGGAGCGCCCTTGATCCCGGCGGGAGGCGCCTCCTGAGCGAGATAGAAAAGGCCGCCCTGCGCGCGAAAAGCCTTTCCTGCCAGCTCCTTACCTTCGCGCAGGGAGGCACGCCGATACGCAATACAGCCTCACTGGCGCAGCTCGTCTATGATACGGTCGATTTCATCATGCGGGGATCCAACATCAAGGTGCGCTATGACATAGCCCGGGAACTGGGCTCCATCTCGGCCGATGAGAACCAGATAAGCCAGGTCGTGCAGAACATCATGATCAACGCCAAGCAGGCGATGCCCGACGGGGGCGTCATTGACATCATGCTGGACAACTGCACGCAGTCGTTGAACACGGTTCACCTCGCCGCGGGAGAGTATGTGCGCCTCAGGGTGAGGGACTACGGCGAGGGGATGAGGCCCGAGGTTCTGGCGTCGGTCTTCGATCCCTATTTCACCACCAAGGGGGCCGGAACGGGCCTGGGCCTCGCCATATCCCTTTCCATAGTGAAGCAGCACGGCGGCTGGATCGACGCTGACTCATGGCCGGGGAAGGGATCGGAGTTCACGGTGATGCTCCCCCGGGCGGCCGGGACGCCGGACAGGTCTCCGGCGGAAACGATGACTGCCGGCGTGCTCGCCGGCAGGGTCCTCGTGATGGACGACGAAGAGATCATCTGCAGCCTCTGCTGCAACATGCTCGCCGCCATGGGGCTCCAGTGCGATACCGTGCAGACCGGCGAAGAGGCGGTCGAGGCCTACCGCGCGGCGGCGCGCTCCGGAAGGCCCTATGACGCGGTCATCATGGACCTCACGATCAAGGGCGGCATGGGAGGGCGCGAAGCGGTGGGCAAGATCATCGAATTCGATCCCGCGGTGAGGGCGGTGGTATCCAGCGGTTATTCCGATTCGAACGAGATGGCCCATTACCGGAGGTACGGCTTCGCCGCGGTCATCCCCAAGCCCTATACCTTCGCGGAGCTTAAAAATGTGATGGCCCAGGTGCTAGGTGGTGACCGGGATGGCTAA
- a CDS encoding ankyrin repeat domain-containing protein: MKKLLFSLIFILPVTASMAGPDGDLRTAAKQGSLKGVRSALSRGAGVNAAARDGSTALHYASARGYTNTARILIRGGADLDAKRRDGRTPLILAVAGKHADTARLLVDEGADVNARDDLLITALMFASYNGMTETVSLLIEKGAAVDRRNVLGMTALIYTAKYPAGSPELSRSRGDVAKRLIAGGADATIKDSEGSSALSYARASGSNDLSSDLPDKPGREESARERFGQDTVPADNRGGSSRAIEETSPPCSADPSSKVYALCEASGAFTTFQNTDLDPLKKKKVERINTGMQKYDTFFDASKRILITMNFAQAVIGSFKAKKSKNLDTSLETAAVVALLAAIPDMIDRVKDLIKRGQELSASIKSDFTGMNALKIPKIAGGLVSTIDDLVSFGKAIAKTVEDLKALR, translated from the coding sequence ATGAAGAAACTCCTTTTTTCGCTGATATTCATCCTCCCTGTCACGGCCTCAATGGCGGGACCGGACGGGGACCTGCGCACAGCGGCGAAACAGGGCAGCCTCAAGGGCGTGCGCAGCGCCCTGAGCCGGGGCGCCGGCGTGAACGCGGCCGCCAGGGACGGAAGCACCGCCCTCCACTACGCCTCCGCCAGGGGCTACACCAACACGGCGCGGATCCTCATCCGCGGCGGCGCCGACCTGGACGCGAAGCGCCGTGACGGCAGGACCCCTCTCATCCTGGCCGTGGCCGGGAAGCACGCGGACACGGCGCGGCTCCTCGTGGACGAGGGCGCGGACGTGAACGCCCGGGACGACCTGCTGATTACGGCCCTGATGTTCGCCTCCTATAACGGCATGACTGAAACGGTGAGCCTCCTCATCGAGAAGGGCGCGGCCGTGGACAGGAGGAACGTCCTGGGCATGACAGCGCTGATCTACACCGCGAAGTATCCGGCCGGGTCCCCGGAGCTATCGCGTTCCCGCGGCGACGTGGCGAAGCGGCTCATCGCCGGGGGGGCCGACGCGACTATCAAGGACAGCGAAGGCTCCTCCGCGCTCTCCTATGCCAGGGCATCGGGGTCCAACGATCTATCCTCCGACCTCCCGGACAAACCCGGAAGGGAGGAGTCTGCCCGGGAGCGGTTCGGCCAGGACACCGTCCCGGCTGATAACAGAGGCGGCTCGTCCCGCGCGATCGAGGAAACATCGCCGCCCTGCTCGGCCGATCCTTCATCGAAGGTCTACGCCCTCTGCGAAGCGTCCGGCGCGTTCACGACCTTTCAAAACACCGACCTCGATCCCCTGAAAAAGAAAAAGGTTGAAAGGATCAACACCGGTATGCAGAAATACGATACCTTCTTCGACGCCTCCAAGAGGATCCTCATCACGATGAATTTCGCCCAGGCCGTGATAGGGAGCTTCAAGGCGAAAAAATCGAAAAACCTGGACACGTCGCTGGAAACGGCGGCCGTAGTGGCCCTCCTCGCCGCGATCCCGGACATGATCGACAGGGTCAAGGACCTGATCAAGAGGGGCCAGGAGCTGTCTGCGTCGATCAAATCGGACTTCACCGGCATGAATGCGCTGAAGATACCCAAGATCGCCGGCGGTCTCGTGAGTACCATAGACGACCTGGTTTCTTTTGGGAAAGCGATCGCCAAAACAGTGGAAGACCTGAAAGCTTTGCGGTAG
- a CDS encoding GNAT family N-acetyltransferase — METTALETDRLILAKPLLEDAEAIYRNYARDPDVTRYVMWKPHVSVDETIIFVNLCLNNWEMGNHLTWCIREKESGGLIGMIHLIMDATKADFGYVLMKSRWGRGLMTEALRRVVEFAFTHDAIYRVWGICDVDNAASARVMEKTGLTREGVLRKFAVHPNISDVPRDVYVYSIVR, encoded by the coding sequence ATGGAAACGACAGCGCTCGAAACGGACCGCCTCATACTGGCAAAGCCCCTCCTGGAAGACGCGGAGGCGATATACCGCAACTATGCCCGCGACCCGGATGTGACGCGGTACGTTATGTGGAAACCCCACGTGTCCGTTGATGAGACGATCATCTTTGTCAACCTTTGCCTCAACAACTGGGAGATGGGAAATCATCTGACCTGGTGCATCCGTGAAAAGGAAAGCGGCGGGCTGATAGGCATGATCCATTTGATCATGGACGCGACAAAGGCCGATTTCGGTTATGTCCTGATGAAGAGCCGGTGGGGCAGGGGCCTCATGACGGAGGCGTTGAGAAGGGTCGTTGAATTCGCCTTCACCCATGACGCCATATACAGGGTCTGGGGCATTTGCGACGTCGACAATGCCGCGTCGGCCAGGGTAATGGAAAAAACGGGATTGACCAGGGAAGGAGTGCTGAGAAAGTTCGCCGTCCATCCCAATATTTCAGACGTTCCCAGGGACGTGTACGTGTACTCGATCGTACGATGA
- a CDS encoding DJ-1/PfpI family protein, whose amino-acid sequence MKKVLLLLANGFEMYEASVFIDVIGWNLAKGDGTTKLATCGMSRQVKSSFDQCVNVDLTIDEAAVGDYDALAIPGGFEVYGYYRDAYSDKFLALIQEFHIMNKIIASVCVGALPVGKSGILKGKKGTTYGGERQDQLRAFGVEVVDEPIVVDGSIITSWDPSTAIDVALLVLELLTSPGQSMRIRTKMGFN is encoded by the coding sequence ATGAAAAAAGTGTTATTGCTTCTGGCCAACGGCTTCGAGATGTATGAGGCAAGCGTCTTCATTGATGTCATCGGCTGGAACCTTGCCAAGGGGGACGGCACGACAAAACTGGCTACCTGCGGGATGAGCAGGCAGGTGAAAAGCTCCTTCGATCAATGCGTCAATGTCGATCTGACCATTGACGAGGCGGCCGTCGGCGATTATGACGCCCTTGCGATTCCCGGCGGGTTTGAGGTTTACGGGTATTATCGGGACGCCTACAGCGATAAATTTCTTGCATTAATACAAGAATTCCATATAATGAATAAAATTATCGCGTCGGTATGCGTGGGCGCGCTCCCAGTCGGTAAAAGCGGCATATTGAAAGGCAAAAAAGGAACAACCTATGGCGGCGAACGTCAGGATCAGCTCAGGGCCTTTGGCGTTGAAGTAGTGGATGAACCGATAGTGGTCGACGGTTCCATCATAACATCATGGGACCCCTCAACGGCCATCGATGTGGCCTTGTTGGTGCTTGAATTACTGACATCGCCTGGGCAGTCCATGCGTATCAGAACGAAGATGGGGTTTAACTGA
- a CDS encoding YIP1 family protein, translated as MDGDKGILWYYFRTIIHPVRTLSSFIGSNNHYKYGFIYICIPIVGYTLMYVFLTIGNGAPSVFEPWLNIPKEHYYPINRFLLAPSLVMCWLLSAGTAQVIARIFGGKGTYEETLSALALCISIAMWGGLVHDLPMSLLSALHVIDAREHEMAMNSATLWRTLLWICYSFYFLAFLILFPLCVKVVHKLSALASTGIGIFSFIVFQITFLIFNR; from the coding sequence ATGGATGGCGATAAAGGAATACTCTGGTATTATTTCAGGACAATCATCCATCCTGTCCGAACCCTGTCATCGTTCATCGGCTCCAATAATCATTATAAATACGGCTTCATCTATATCTGCATTCCGATTGTCGGATACACATTAATGTACGTCTTCCTGACCATCGGCAACGGCGCCCCCTCGGTGTTTGAGCCGTGGTTGAATATACCAAAAGAGCATTATTATCCGATAAACCGCTTTTTATTGGCCCCCAGTCTCGTCATGTGCTGGCTCCTGTCGGCCGGTACAGCGCAAGTGATCGCCAGGATCTTCGGTGGAAAGGGAACCTATGAGGAAACCCTGTCTGCTTTGGCCCTGTGTATCAGCATTGCCATGTGGGGCGGATTGGTCCACGACCTGCCGATGAGCCTGTTAAGCGCGCTGCATGTCATTGACGCCAGGGAGCATGAAATGGCCATGAATTCGGCCACCCTATGGAGGACGCTCCTCTGGATATGCTATTCCTTTTATTTCCTGGCGTTTCTGATTCTGTTTCCATTGTGCGTAAAGGTTGTCCATAAACTGTCCGCTTTAGCGTCAACGGGTATCGGGATTTTCAGTTTTATTGTTTTTCAGATCACATTTTTAATTTTTAACCGATAA
- a CDS encoding DUF952 domain-containing protein, whose protein sequence is MEKKSVIYHIVTLDDLVSNIMGEYYTPAGFDKDGFIHCTAERSTTLLVLEDYFSAVADQKDILVLEIDVASVGSEVKYEAPAPIEGGGTSHIKEGALFPHIYGNLNLDAVTGAGKVEWSGGRFLWPSLFQDIKKYL, encoded by the coding sequence ATGGAAAAGAAAAGCGTTATTTATCACATCGTCACCCTGGATGATCTTGTCTCAAACATAATGGGTGAGTATTACACCCCGGCCGGTTTTGACAAAGACGGCTTTATTCACTGCACGGCGGAACGATCCACGACTCTCCTTGTGCTGGAAGATTATTTTTCCGCTGTGGCGGATCAAAAGGATATCCTCGTGCTGGAAATTGATGTTGCCAGTGTGGGATCGGAAGTTAAATATGAGGCTCCGGCGCCCATCGAGGGAGGGGGAACAAGCCATATAAAGGAAGGAGCGCTGTTTCCCCACATCTACGGGAACCTGAACCTTGATGCCGTTACCGGGGCCGGGAAGGTTGAATGGTCCGGGGGACGGTTCCTGTGGCCCTCGCTGTTTCAGGATATAAAAAAGTATTTGTAA
- a CDS encoding VOC family protein, whose amino-acid sequence MRQKLNLITLGVNDFERSLDFYEKGLGWKKSAASMDELALFPLGGITLALYPRRALAEDAMADDEKTGFSGITLSYNAKSEKEVDDVMREVSKLGATIVKPARKVFWGGYSGYFRDPDGHLFEVAHNPFWEFDDRDNLKL is encoded by the coding sequence ATGAGGCAGAAACTGAACCTGATCACCCTCGGAGTGAATGATTTTGAACGGTCCCTGGACTTCTACGAGAAAGGCCTGGGCTGGAAAAAGTCGGCGGCAAGCATGGATGAGCTCGCCCTGTTCCCCCTCGGAGGAATCACTCTGGCGCTGTACCCGCGCAGGGCCCTGGCTGAAGACGCCATGGCGGATGATGAAAAAACGGGATTTTCCGGTATAACCCTTTCTTATAACGCCAAATCCGAAAAAGAAGTGGACGATGTGATGCGTGAAGTGTCGAAATTGGGGGCCACCATCGTCAAGCCGGCCCGGAAGGTTTTCTGGGGCGGCTACAGCGGCTATTTCAGGGACCCTGACGGACACCTCTTTGAAGTGGCCCATAATCCCTTCTGGGAATTCGATGACAGGGACAATCTGAAATTATAA
- a CDS encoding DinB family protein: MKYQQLLNTYAGGVEALDSKLRGLTGREYDYRPHRDDAWTIKEHIIHLVDSEVNGFIRCKSIIAQPGSECYVMDEDVWTKNIRRKDEDIYKYIRLFGLVRTIVCDLVKDEPEENWRGDYFIRKYKGETVQVTLEKCIEIYCNHLQFHLEYIDAILAELG; this comes from the coding sequence ATGAAATATCAGCAATTGCTGAACACATACGCGGGTGGCGTCGAAGCTCTGGACTCGAAATTGAGGGGCCTCACCGGCAGGGAGTACGATTACCGCCCCCACAGGGACGACGCCTGGACGATAAAAGAGCATATTATCCACCTGGTTGACAGCGAGGTGAACGGCTTTATCCGGTGCAAGTCCATCATTGCCCAGCCCGGTTCAGAGTGCTATGTCATGGACGAAGACGTCTGGACAAAGAACATCAGGCGCAAGGACGAGGATATCTATAAGTATATCCGGCTCTTCGGCCTGGTCCGGACAATTGTATGCGACCTGGTCAAAGACGAGCCGGAGGAGAACTGGAGGGGGGATTACTTCATCCGGAAATACAAGGGGGAGACCGTCCAGGTGACCCTGGAAAAATGCATTGAGATCTACTGCAATCATCTCCAGTTCCACCTTGAATACATAGACGCCATACTGGCGGAGCTTGGGTAG
- a CDS encoding epoxyqueuosine reductase: protein MALNKKIIRLLAPHQVDYIGFADIRPYEDELARQGGSIVAGYGSAVSIGMAIPDSIADFLPQRDDVNVSCQYRTHGYDVLNERLNMAASVLSSWLNRSGHRTLPIAVANRTDMENAVPTVSHKTVAHIAGLGWIGKNCLLVTEDHGPRVRFISVLTRAPLRTVNNPLEQRCGDCRECVTACPVKAIKGRNYVAGEAREERLDFIKCHNYFEGLKKSRAYPVCGLCLHACPYGKH from the coding sequence ATGGCATTGAACAAAAAGATAATCAGGCTGCTCGCGCCGCACCAGGTCGATTACATAGGCTTCGCCGATATCAGGCCCTATGAAGATGAGCTGGCGCGCCAGGGCGGCTCCATTGTGGCCGGTTACGGAAGCGCTGTCTCTATCGGAATGGCCATCCCCGATTCCATCGCAGACTTCCTGCCGCAGCGGGACGATGTGAACGTGTCGTGCCAGTACCGGACCCATGGGTACGACGTGCTGAATGAGCGCCTGAACATGGCTGCCTCGGTCCTTTCATCCTGGCTGAACCGGTCGGGCCACAGGACCCTTCCCATTGCCGTGGCGAACAGGACCGACATGGAGAACGCCGTTCCCACGGTATCCCACAAGACCGTCGCCCACATCGCCGGCCTCGGATGGATCGGGAAGAACTGCCTCCTGGTCACCGAAGATCACGGCCCAAGGGTCAGGTTCATCTCCGTGCTGACCAGAGCGCCGCTCAGGACCGTGAACAACCCCCTGGAGCAGCGGTGCGGCGACTGCCGGGAATGCGTCACTGCCTGTCCGGTCAAGGCAATTAAAGGAAGGAATTACGTGGCAGGGGAGGCCCGGGAGGAGCGCTTGGATTTCATCAAGTGCCATAACTACTTCGAGGGCCTGAAGAAAAGCCGCGCCTACCCGGTGTGCGGCCTCTGCCTGCACGCCTGTCCCTATGGTAAGCATTGA
- a CDS encoding DUF4180 domain-containing protein has translation MEYRIYTSNGKELAEIISGNFLIRTPQDLLDIMTRVKSSTLIFKKEMLPESFFDLKSGLAGEIMQKISNYRLKMAVVGDFSGYAGTSLRDFIRECNRSNNVVFVDDVNTAIQKLSV, from the coding sequence ATGGAATACAGAATATACACATCCAACGGCAAGGAGTTGGCGGAGATCATCTCCGGCAACTTCCTCATCAGAACGCCCCAGGACCTGCTGGATATCATGACCAGGGTAAAATCCTCCACGCTTATTTTCAAAAAGGAGATGCTACCCGAGTCGTTTTTTGATCTGAAGTCCGGCCTGGCCGGGGAAATCATGCAGAAAATAAGCAATTACCGCCTTAAAATGGCCGTGGTGGGCGATTTCTCCGGCTACGCCGGCACGAGCCTCCGCGATTTTATCCGCGAGTGCAACAGGTCTAATAATGTCGTGTTTGTCGACGATGTGAACACGGCCATTCAGAAGCTTTCAGTTTAA
- a CDS encoding BrnT family toxin, giving the protein MEFEWDEIKNSKNLEKHDVSFFEDQAAFYDPVRVIAVDIKHSTKNEKRYFCFGNVDDVIMTVRFTVRSDKIRIIGAGYWREGRKKYEEKNNV; this is encoded by the coding sequence ATGGAATTTGAGTGGGATGAGATAAAAAACAGTAAAAACTTGGAGAAGCATGACGTTTCGTTTTTTGAGGATCAAGCGGCTTTTTACGATCCTGTCAGGGTCATTGCCGTTGATATCAAGCATTCAACCAAAAATGAAAAACGCTATTTTTGTTTTGGCAACGTCGATGACGTCATTATGACCGTCAGGTTTACCGTGCGATCCGATAAGATTCGGATTATTGGAGCAGGTTACTGGAGAGAAGGGAGAAAGAAATATGAAGAAAAAAATAACGTATAA
- a CDS encoding BrnA antitoxin family protein: protein MKKKITYKSAPKDISDAIISSRVIDDFIPAPEQLIKKEENVKVTIHLSKNSVDFFKAKAKKIGVPYQTMIKTILDKYTSHYQNDK, encoded by the coding sequence ATGAAGAAAAAAATAACGTATAAATCCGCGCCGAAAGACATATCCGATGCGATTATTTCTTCCAGAGTGATAGATGATTTTATACCGGCCCCTGAACAGCTAATAAAAAAAGAAGAGAATGTAAAAGTCACCATTCACTTAAGCAAGAATAGCGTCGATTTTTTTAAGGCAAAGGCTAAAAAAATAGGCGTTCCCTATCAGACGATGATAAAAACCATTCTTGATAAATACACCTCTCATTATCAGAATGATAAATAA
- a CDS encoding NAD(P)H-dependent oxidoreductase produces the protein MKKILTVYFSYSGNTRIIAEQIHEIAGGDIMEIQAAEPYPEEYNDVVDQARRELKSGRKPRLKSKSADIASYDLIILGFPNWCGTFPAPITTFLSENDLSGKTIAPFCTHEGGGSGRSAGDLSTWCPRSTLLEGIAIRGRDVKGARSEVTEWLRKNKISD, from the coding sequence ATGAAAAAGATACTGACAGTGTATTTTTCCTACAGCGGCAACACCCGCATCATCGCCGAGCAGATCCATGAGATCGCCGGCGGCGATATTATGGAAATACAGGCGGCCGAGCCCTATCCGGAGGAGTACAACGACGTGGTGGACCAGGCGCGCCGGGAGCTTAAATCCGGGCGCAAACCGCGGCTGAAATCGAAAAGCGCCGATATCGCTTCTTACGACCTGATCATCCTGGGCTTCCCCAACTGGTGCGGCACCTTTCCGGCGCCGATAACGACCTTTTTATCGGAAAACGATCTCTCCGGAAAGACCATCGCGCCCTTCTGCACCCACGAGGGGGGCGGATCGGGACGCAGCGCCGGGGACCTGTCAACATGGTGTCCCCGGTCCACCCTGCTGGAGGGCATCGCCATCCGCGGCAGGGACGTGAAAGGCGCACGGTCCGAAGTGACGGAGTGGCTGCGGAAGAATAAGATCTCTGATTAA
- a CDS encoding SDR family oxidoreductase, which translates to MKVMVLGANGATGFNVVLQLLKQGFSVKAVARNVDVFDSIKSGAPLEVIQAAILEMDDQLLKRHVADTDAVISCLGHNITLKGIYGKPRRLVTDALKRIVGAIGALDKSKTMKIILMNTTACLNTIQNEKLSIKENAVMGIIRLLLPPHRDNEYALAYLIDTVGAHNERIEWIAVRPDSLINESEVSEYTVHPSTIRSPMFDPGKTSRINVADFMARLLGDVELWEKWKFKTPVIYNKELKNTK; encoded by the coding sequence ATGAAAGTGATGGTGCTGGGCGCCAATGGAGCCACGGGTTTTAATGTTGTCCTCCAATTGTTAAAACAGGGATTCAGCGTTAAAGCGGTGGCGCGAAATGTCGATGTATTTGATTCCATAAAAAGCGGCGCTCCCCTTGAGGTGATTCAGGCTGCCATATTGGAAATGGACGATCAGCTGTTGAAGCGCCATGTGGCTGATACCGATGCGGTTATTTCCTGCCTGGGCCATAATATAACGTTAAAGGGAATATACGGGAAACCCCGTAGGCTCGTGACTGATGCGCTGAAGAGGATCGTTGGAGCGATCGGCGCCCTCGATAAAAGCAAAACCATGAAAATAATCCTGATGAATACCACGGCGTGCCTGAATACAATACAGAATGAAAAGTTGAGCATCAAAGAGAATGCCGTGATGGGGATCATAAGACTATTGTTGCCGCCGCACCGCGACAATGAATATGCGCTTGCCTATTTGATCGACACAGTGGGCGCCCATAATGAGCGTATTGAATGGATCGCGGTGAGACCCGATTCCCTCATCAATGAATCCGAAGTTTCCGAATATACGGTTCATCCATCGACTATTAGAAGTCCAATGTTCGATCCGGGGAAAACGAGCAGGATCAATGTGGCGGATTTTATGGCGCGTCTGCTCGGTGATGTGGAGCTATGGGAAAAATGGAAATTCAAAACCCCGGTTATTTACAACAAGGAATTGAAAAATACAAAATAG